Within Rhipicephalus microplus isolate Deutch F79 unplaced genomic scaffold, USDA_Rmic scaffold_39, whole genome shotgun sequence, the genomic segment gcaggactgtctccatggcgcaattggctagcgcgatcggctgataaccgaaaggttggagtttcgagcccacccggtggtgttgcggcgctttttcttctttgggctgatagctctgaagaaatgttctgacggtggtgagagtgaagcaggactgtctccgtggcgcaattggctagcgcgatcaacttttaaccgaaaggttggaggttcgagcccacccggtggtggtgcggcgctttttttttctttggggcgatagctctgacgaaatggtctgacggtggggagagtgaagcacgactgtctctgtggcgcaattggctagcgcgatcgggtgttaaccgaaaggttgtaggttcgagcccacccggtggtggtgcggcgcttttttttctttaggctgatagctctgaagaaatgttctgacggtggtgagagtggagcaggactgtccccgtggcgccattggcttgcgcgatcggctgttaaccgaaaggttggaggttcgagcccacgcgatgatggtgtggcgcttttttttctttgtgctgatagctttgaagatatgttctgatggtgttgagagtggagcaagactgtctctgtggcgcaattggctagcgcgatcggctgttaaccgaaaggttggagtttcgagcccacccggtggtggtgcggtgcttttttctctttgtgctgatagctttgaagatatgttctgatggtggtgagagtggagcaggactgtctctgtggcgcaattggctaacgcgattggctgttaaccgaaaggttgtggttcgagcccacccggtggtggtgcggcgcttttttttctttgcgcttgtagctttgaagatatgttctgatggtgttgagagtggagcaagactgtctccgtggcgcaattggctagcgcgatcggctgttaaccgaaagcttggaggttcgagcccacccggtggtggtgcggcgcttttttttctttgcgctgatagctttcaagatatgttctgatggtggtgagagtggagcaagactgtccccgtggcgcattgggttagcgcgatcggctgttaaccgaaaggtcggaggttcgagcccacccggtggtggcgcggcgctttttttctttgcgctaatagctttgaagatatgttctgatggtggtgagagtggagcaggactgtctccgtggcgcaattggctagcgcgattggctgttaaccgaaaggttggaggttcgagcccacccggtggtggtgcggtgcttttttttctttgagctgatagctttgaagatatgttctgatggtgttgagagtggagcaagactgtctccgtggcgcaattggctagcgcgatcggctgttaaccgaaaggttggaggttcgagcccacccggtggtggtgcggcgcttttttttctttgcgctgatagctttcaagatatgttctgatggtggtgagagtggagcaagactgtccccgtggcgcattgggttagcgcgatcggctgttaaccgaaaggtcggaggttcgagcccacccggtggtggcgcggcgctttttttctttgcgctaatagctttgaagatatgttctgatggtggtgagagtggagcaggactgtctccgtggcgcaattggctagcgcgattggctgttaaccgaaaggttggaggttcgagcccacccggtggtggtgcggtgcttttttttctttgagctgatagctttgaagatatgttcttatggtggtgagagtggagcaggactgtctccgtggcgcaattggcttgcgcgatcggctgttaaccaaaaggttggaggttcgagccctcccaggagtggtgtgttgcttttttctttgtggtaatagctttgaagatatgttctgatggtggtgagagtggagcaggactgtctccatggcgcaattggctagcgcgatcggctgttaaccgaaaggttggagtttctagcctacccggtggtggtgcggcgcttttttttctttgtgctgatagctttgaagatatgttcgtatggtggtgagagtggagcaggactgtctccgtggcgcaattggctagcgcgattggctgttaaacgataggttggaggttcgagcccacccggtggtggtgcggtgcttttttttctttgggctgatagctttgaagatatgttctgatggtggtgagagtagagcaggactgtctccctggcgcaattggctagcgcgatcggctgttaaccgaaaggttggaggttcgagcacacccggtggtggtgcggcgcttttttttctttgcgctgatagctttgaagatatgttctgatggtggtgaggatggagcaagactgtccccgtggcgcaattggctagcgcgatcggctgttaaccgaaaagttggaggttcgagcccacccggtggtggtgcggtgcttttttttctttgcgcttgtagctttgaagatatgttctgatgatgttgagagtggagcaagactgtctctgtggcgcaacgattccacttccggccacgacagtgaacggacgtgtttatcatgtgctcccgcgtaggggcggtttcagcggcccgtgtgggccgcggtatcaggtgtaccgaaaagccaggcgaagatttccaggttgttctgcctcagctgccttcaggtgattccgttttgcacacggtttttttgcacggaaacttgaaagccaggccatatcgagtggagcatgtccgagacagccttgctcgtctttcgctgctgccggaagtggttgccctaggggcataccaaatgaatcatgtatgggcagtgacgttcaaggatgatgagggtaaaaagaagatgctggcggcggagtcttttgatctaaaggaccatcgctgtatggtggttgacccccgtgatcgaggtgtgcggctgaagttgtactggcttcttcatggcgtgccggacgaggctgtgcgagtcgccttaacgccctacggaaaagtgaccgagataagcagagataaatggaaggtgcagggttgcaatgataaaggttcaaccacgcggtcggtcacgctgaggctacacgcgggcgtgtccgtggacgacctgccacaccaactgCGAGTTGCGGAGGATATGGCGCTCGTCGTAATTCCTGGCAGAGCACCGCTATGCCTCCGATGCCGGGCTATCGGACACATTCGACGGGATTGCCGCGTGCCGCGCTGTGGGGTCTGTCGTCGCTATGGCCACGATGACGCCCACTGTGTGAGGTCGTACGCCAGCATTGCGGGCCCAGGCCAAACAGACGAAGTGTCTGAACACCTGATGGATGCCGTGGATGCCGAAGAAGCGAGCAGGGAAGACGGTTATACGGAAGGCCCTGCCACGCCCCCTGAACAGTCTTCTGGGGCCGCACTGGAATCTACCAATAAAGGCGACAAGCACTCTGGTGCGCCAGGAACGAATTTAGACACGGCAGCAGTAGAGAACGACGCTACAGCAGCGAGCAAGTCAtcttcagctgcgcgagagggcggcccggaagcaacggacgccgagatgaccaaggccggtgctatcgcttttaagcgagctcgtgaaacacctgaccgtaccggaaatgttgacacgtcggccatcaatgaacctccaacaaagacggcgactggtcgtcggcctacctttaaaccacgaccaaacctgtctcctgaccgtaggggcactcaaacgtcggccccgccgtagcggaggagacgttccgaggctttctacgctgagcacacgcaaccactgttgcgacgtgagtatgacacctgacgaaacaaccttcaagaaatggcgactaactttaaaactggtatttgcatcgcgacgttgaactcaagaggcctgtgttcgcgcaggagacaatgccagattagtcgcattttgttagaaaacgacatagacctcctggctgtacaagaaactaaaatggaaagtgaagaacaaacggagcaaatggttcaagtttttcgctctaggtacaatgtctgcgtttgtcatgctgttgggcggtcaggaggctgtgtcgttttcatacgtagtagtatcgcggttgttgaaaatgtgtctacctgcgatagcggtaggctggttgtgtgcgacttcagtgtttctggaatgccttggagcgttgtgtgtgtttatgcaccgaatagatcgcacgaacgggaattctttttcagagcgattgaaggattcttgaaaacggaaagaaatgttgtggttctaggggacttcaattgtgtctgtagagctgaggataagacaacgagcttcaatgtgcgcgatagaagcgctgagctgttgaataaaatagtgaacgagacagggctggaagatgtcggttatgtaatgacgcgagagggtgaagtaggatatacgcactttcaaggtcattcgcacgcgaggttagacagaatatatttgtcggcaaagttggtaccactatgctcatcttatcaaattcaacatcttagctttagtgatcattgtctggtcaaggtcaacattggcgaaaaacgtaaggctgcgaagtttaattggcttctatggaaatttaatgaaaagctgctgcaagatgaaatatttgtaaaaaaaaccaaagaatgtctttcaaatgctcttcgtttggagaccaataacttcatagctgtgtgggagcaaatgaagtgtgatataaagatgatagcgattgaaagagcctgtgtattacgtaatcggga encodes:
- the LOC119187312 gene encoding uncharacterized protein LOC119187312, with product MCSRVGAVSAARVGRGIRCTEKPGEDFQVVLPQLPSGDSVLHTVFLHGNLKARPYRVEHVRDSLARLSLLPEVVALGAYQMNHVWAVTFKDDEGKKKMLAAESFDLKDHRCMVVDPRDRGVRLKLYWLLHGVPDEAVRVALTPYGKVTEISRDKWKVQGCNDKGSTTRSVTLRLHAGVSVDDLPHQLRVAEDMALVVIPGRAPLCLRCRAIGHIRRDCRVPRCGVCRRYGHDDAHCVRSYASIAGPGQTDEVSEHLMDAVDAEEASREDGYTEGPATPPEQSSGAALESTNKGDKHSGAPGTNLDTAAVENDATAASKSSSAAREGGPEATDAEMTKAGAIAFKRARETPDRTGNVDTSAINEPPTKTATGRRPTFKPRPNLSPDRRGTQTSAPP